The stretch of DNA gatttttaaaaatgaatacccTAGATTTCTTTTAATCTGTTAAAGTTATTATTTTTGTCCAAGATCCTATAGACTACCCACAAACTGCTGAACAGAGCACACAAATCTAATAACACACATTGAATTTGTATTTAGGTTATACAATTTTAAAGGGAAACCACATGCATGACATTAAAAGGATACATTGAGGAACTCAGTTCTTCTAGCTGAAAAGAGACAAAGATACATTCATTATCTTAATACAGATACATGTAAATTAAACTTTACGTCAGAACAGCAACAACGACATTTATTAACATCAGCTGATTTATGTATTACTTATGGCCATCAAGAACAATGCCTAATGTTAAAAACATACTGCAATGAAATACATATTTACAATGTTGGCTTTATTATAATTTGCCTATTTGTTATTCTGATTGCAAGCTGTATAATGCAGTGTGCAAAGTGACCAAACTCtgcttgtcatttttcttttatataaatgcTACTACTGTACATGTTGCAGCAAGTTAAAAGAAATTGTGCAACAGAAAAATAATGCTTCACTTAGCACATATTAATTTGGTTTAAAATTTTCACCATAATATGAATGTGTTTTTCACCAGACTAACATTGTTAAGCAGCTTTTCTAAATTGCCATCTTTCTCCGATTTTCTTTGGTCCTCTGGCATCTCTTCAACTTCTCCATAGAGGTCAAAGTGCAGTTTAGCCAGTTTCTCTTGCATCTCACGTACTTGCTCCATCTGATCAATGGAGCACTCATTACCTGAGAAGTGAGGAAAATTGTCAAACTTTTTCTTTTGGAAGTAGAAAAGGTATGGTATACCATAATATGGTATTAAATACAGGATCTTTTTCACTATTTCCTGCAATCATAAATGTTCTCTGTAACCCAATATTTGGTTGTTTTCTTGATCGGAATTTGTTTTAATCAAGAAGAACAATCCAAAAAATAACTGTTAGAGTTTAAATCTCCATCAAGCCAAATGAATATACATTATACATATCTCAAAATGTAATGATAGCAAATCAAAACAAACTTTACTGCATCACTTACCCCAACATTTAGTGGTTATGCATTGACATTACTGATCCCTATTTGTGTTGAAGATTTTTTCCCCCCACCTTTTATAAATTGCAACATTTAACAAAGGGTTTAGGAACAGGATTAGACAGAAAAGTAAAACATGCAATAGATTGTTGATTGTATCAGCCATTTTTCCTGTATGCTGCATCATTAGGCCAATATCATTTATTGCAGGTCAAATTTCATCATAAGGAATCTGCAATTCCACTGCTTCTGCAGCAGATTATATAAtagcatttaaatgtatttgctcCCGGACAGTTGTTGAACACTATTGGGATTTCTCATGGTGAATAGTAACGTaaacaaaaacccaaaacccGGCAAGGGGCAGTTCACCACCCGCccagcacacagtcacctccactacagtatgctgcctgcaccGTCCGCCAACCGAGAacaaacacggtgcggccaaaggtgggtagtgaattgcccaccaccgTTCAATAGGCaaccacccgaggcacactacaatgctaacccccgccaccccgttcaccctcaatggcctccgttcagccacaaccaggtcaccacttgcagcattaccagctgcccaccgagaacgaactgGGCAGcagtgtgtggtgggcgggcagtgaaacacccCCTCTGCTCTATCCAACatgcatccagtcaggagcagtagctgtggcggcGTGGTGGGCAGACAGTGAACTGctccatcaagcctccgtccagCACACGAGCGATTAGATGTgaccccggtgactatggaccatgggtaATTGCttgccgcccgagggacactacaatgtgcgagcagcaaaatcgcccccctccagtctccgtccagccaccacttgcagcgttcccaggccgaagatgacggagcggcagttactgaggcacatgcgctGCAGCCACAGACCCATTTGTAAGTCGGATGTCcttaacttggggactacctgtgtaTCTCTTgcgctaatatatatatatatatatatatatatccttgaTCTCACACTTTAGTCATGATTTACAGAATTAAATGTCAGAAATACGCACTTGTTCAACTCGGCAAACCAACTGATAAGACTGTGGGCATAAGATATTTAATAGCTACACACTACTACCATTCTGTTGGCTGATTTTGGCAATTCTGTGCACCCCCACCCTCATATAAAGCAACATTCTGATGACAATAAATGCAATAGTTAGGCACAAAGTGTGCTACCTGCTAATGAACTCTTCAAAATTTTTAGTAAAAGAATGACTGGTTCATTAATGATTACTTAAATGGCCAATGCTGAAAAAACGTTTAAAAGTTTCTCTGAATATAAAGCAATTTCACAGCAGTCACGTGTTCAGTTATTTACCAAATGCCTGGAGTTTTCCTGAATGGAAGTCATTGAGGAGGCCAAGTAAACCCTTTTCCATCTCCTGAACATCAGAAACATCAGTCAGAAAGGAGTGTTGTACAGTGCCAGGCTGGGCACCCTTTCCTGATGTAGGCTGGGTTTTTGGACGCTCCTTTGTGCCTCTGGgcaaaaacataaatgaataagaaagggaaaaaaaaaaaatcagtaaggaAATACTTTAAAGGATTACCCAACCCAATGTTTTTTATGTTACATACTCCATGTATTTTATAATGGTTTTTGTGCAGAATGGAGGAAGAAATTGGTGATATCTAACAAAAACCAATGATGActagtgctgtacaatggcaaacaatgtgaaaaatgtacaagggataaccaaaaaaaaaaaatctcgtgTCCCAATCATCCACATCAGTTATCTAGTTGTATGCTCAAGTGcctgcattttttgctaaaatattatgaaaaaataagAGTTACTGTAAGTATAAGAGTATATAATAAGATAtagaggcagatcttcaattcagaAAGGTAATCCCATCTGACCTGGATTTCCTGTTTGTGATATGCACTCATTTTTCTCTGGATGAAttgattacaaatattttatgaaacaatgcatgcattttgcatgttctgAGTATAACGCAAGATGGCTTCAGGTAGACTATGCACCATTTCTTTTCCGTGGTCATCTTAATAATGTTTGCTGTTGTCTAGTGTGGGTCACTGCTTCTATTAAAGCATGAACTTGAACTCTGTGCTGCATCAAaacatcactacaaaccacatggagTAACTAACATAAAAACAACACTATGGTAGGGTTGAGCATTTGTCAAACACAAACCAAATAAACACTTTGTGGGATATACATTTcaactatttttttattaatttatcattctTTCAggttatttcattaaaaaaacaaaacccttttTCTAAATACAACGTTGTTTGTACAGTGGCTGATGAAAAGTGACAAGTCTCCGATATCAGAAAATGAATTTTTCAGGGTCCAGGCAGTTAAGGATAACTTCTGAACGGGTTATGTCATCCTGAATAATATCatcataaacataataataataaagaccaCAACATGTTTTGGTGAACAACACACGTTTCATAAACTTTCTGGGGAAAATACGGGAGTTGGGAGTTTTTAGAAAACTGCACAATACCTTTTAAACTTGCTCTTTTGGCTTGCCGCCTGCGCCCCCGTGTTGGAAAAGCCGGTACTTTTATTACTAACAGCCGGATTTTTCTTGAAGTTACTAGTAGAAGCTGCCTGGGACGTGGAGTTCTTGGGGCTTCTTCTCTTGCTCTTCTTCTCTTCCATTTGGTCACCGTCCCACTCAGTCTGCTCCCACCTTGACAAACACAACATATCGCTATCATACAGCGTCAATTCTGAGACCGCCTAGTGGTTTAGAACAGTAGGTGCAATTATGATGTAAAATACCGAGATCCTTTAAGATAAAAACGCCCGAAGTACATAAGCCAAACGGACACGCCTGACTTTAAGCTGCATTTGTCTGGATTTCTAAAAGTAATCGTACACATTTTCAACGAAAAGTAATAAGCATATTATTCATTTCGTAAACCGCTACAAACCTCTTGGTATGTATATAATGTGACAGTGCACGGCTAAAAGCAAAACCTAAACAATTATCTTCTCGTCGCTTCTCTCTGTCCTTTTTTCGTTAAGTTGGAGATTAAAATCGCAGCCACCATTTCCACCTTATCGCCccatttaaacttaaaataatacattatatgaTCACTACTCCGTTTTCTTAATACACGTTTTAACGCCATAATTGTTTTTTCATCCCGTGTTTTTTAAGTCGATTATAATAGGTTTTATACCTGACTATACGCTGTGACTGGTAACATCTCACTTCCCGTTCAACGTCTGCCCATTTGGCGTCTGCGCACATGGCTACTGGGAAATGTAGTTTTCATGTGCTGCTCGTTGCGAAGTACTGAATGCCCAcaaaactacaattcccagcaatCCAAAATAGCGCCCGTGAGCACAGGTACGTACAAGGGACAAAAGTATACCACCTGTGGATTAAACACTTTATCGTTCACACCTCAAAGCTTCTAGGTCggcaaaattaaacttaaaaccaCTACACGGACCTCCATGTCTTCTTGATGGTGGCTTTAGATGTAAGGTTTGTAGACAGatacattgtgaatttccccttgggattaataaagtatcggaTTGTTATTCATTGaatgtgaataaataaatgtttataaatgtttcagTTTGTTAAAATTTGAAGTATTTCACAtgatatgaaacataatttagtgtttttttttttctttttacattcagGACCTAAATgtgataatgaaatgtattgGTCATGACAGTCTGCAGAATTTGTAGGTggtaattatgtaaattaaaatgaaattaaaattaaacaatatacgTATTTAAGTTGTGTTGCTTAAAGGACAAAAGaaacatatactttttttttatcaatataccattaaactgatttaaaatacaacaaaggcattactagtgtttctaatgtcttgttattgattgaaatgactgtaACTGCAAAGTCCAATTTTCAACGGTCcacccttcaattttttttatggTCAGCACACTTACAATATCCTTAATTAGTTATTTTAAGTGCTAATtgtttattagagaaacctttgtaattgcataaGCACTACTATGACATGTAATTCTGTTCACTTAAGTTGCAAGGTGCAGGCATTTCTAAAGTTCAGtgctgggttcaaaaatggacaaaatatagtaactttctcaagaaaCTTAT from Polypterus senegalus isolate Bchr_013 chromosome 16, ASM1683550v1, whole genome shotgun sequence encodes:
- the ccdc28a gene encoding coiled-coil domain-containing protein 28A; translated protein: MEEKKSKRRSPKNSTSQAASTSNFKKNPAVSNKSTGFSNTGAQAASQKSKFKRGTKERPKTQPTSGKGAQPGTVQHSFLTDVSDVQEMEKGLLGLLNDFHSGKLQAFGNECSIDQMEQVREMQEKLAKLHFDLYGEVEEMPEDQRKSEKDGNLEKLLNNLEELSSSIQKLHLADNQDVPRTSAV